The window GCGCCAGATCATTCACTCCACCGCGACAGTTGGCATGCTTAAGGTCGATTCGGCCGAGATTATGCTCAAGGGTCTCAATCCCCATTTGAAGGTAGTGAAGCACAACACAATGCTCACCAGCGCCAACGCGCTCGAAATCTTCAAAGATTACGATGTCATCGCTGACGGCACGGACAACTTCCAGACCCGCTACCTGGTCAACGATGCCTGCGTCCTGCTGAACAAGCCGAATGCATACGGCTCCATCTTCCGCTTTGAAGGCCAGGCCAGCGTCTTCGGCACCAAGGAAGGCCCCTGCTACCGCTGCCTCTACCCCGAGCCGCCACCGCCGGGCTTGGTTCCGTCCTGCGCCGAAGGTGGAGTACTTGGCATTCTGCCTGGTCTCGTCGGAGTCATTCAAGCTACCGAAACCATCAAGCTGATCCTCGGCATCGGCGAACCGCTCATTGGCCGTCTGCTGCTGGTCGATGCGCTCGGCATGAGCTTCCGGACGTTGAAGCTACGCAAGAATCCCGAGTGCCCCGTCTGCGGCCCCAATCCGACCGTGACCGAACTCATCGATTATGACCAGTTCTGCGGCATCACTCCGCCGAGCGAGGTTGGTCCTCTCGAGGTCGCGCGCGACAAGGCTGTCAGTGACCTTCCGATCGTCGACGGCGTTCCACAGATCTCAGTTCAGGAGCTAAAGCGCAAGCTCGATGCGAAGGAAGATATATTCGTGCTCGATGTCCGCGAACCTCATGAGTATCAGATCGTCAATCTCGGTGCACCTCTGATCCCGGTCGGGGATATCGAGCGCCGCAGCTCTGAATTGGCCGACAAGAAGAACAGCGAGATTGTCGTCCACTGCAAGTCCGGCGCACGCAGCCAAAGAGCTGCTGTTGCACTGAAAAAAGCCGGCTTCACAAAGGTGTCGAACCTAACCGGAGGAATTCTGGCCTGGGCGGATAAGATCGATCCAACTCTACCGAAGTATTAAGCTCATCTTGTCTGCATAAGAATCGGCGCACTCACCCTGCGCCGATTTTTATTCCGCTTTGTCTTCGGGTTCAAGCATCTGCAGACACAATGGGCGCTCCAGCATGCAATCCATACGGGCGATGGAGGCCAACGCATGGTCTATCGTCGATGTCAGGCTGGGCTCCGTCGTAACCACAAAGGGTAGACGGTGCTTCGGATAACCTCGCCGCTGCAGAATCGAATCAATGTTCGCACCAACCGTGGTAAGCGCACCCGAGATAGCCGAAACAATCCCCGGCTTGTCATCGACAACAAAACGCAGGTAGTGCGGAGCCATGAAGTCTCCCGTCACCTCGCGTTTCCTTACCGGCAGCTGCACGGTCTTGCAGCCTTGTGCGACGGCCAGCACATCGGAGACAACGGCGACCGCAGTCGGCTCACCCCCAGCACCATGACCTGAGAACACAACGTCGCCCCCGAACCTGCCGCTGACAATAACCATGTTCTGCGTGCCATGCGACCAGGCCATCGGCGAAGCAAGTGGCACAAGCATCGGCGCAACTCGCGCATGCACCAGCTTGCCGTCGAGCTCGGCGCGCGAAACCTGCCGGATCGTACAGTTCAACTCCTTCGCGTAAGAAAAATCAATGGCTTCAATCGTCGAAATTGTTTGTGTCGCAACTTCATCCGGGTTGAGCTCCGCGTGCATCGCAATCCGAGAGAGGATGCAGAGCTTGGCGCGCGCATCGTGCCCATCAACATCAGCCGCAGGGTCAGACTCCGCATACCCCAACTGCTGTGCATCCGCCAGCACGGTCGCATAGTCGGCGCCCCCTTCCATTCGGCTCAGGATGTAGTTGCAGGTGCCGTTCACAATACCGCTCAGCTTCGTCACCTGATCACCGCCGAGTCCCTGCAGCACACCCGGAATAACGGGAACGCCTCCGGCAACTGCCGCCCCGTGCATCAGATAAACATCGTGCAGTGCTGCCAGTTTCGCAAGACTCGTTCCGCGATAAGCGATCAGCTGTTTGTTCGCCGTCACAACCGACTTCCCCGCAGCAAGAGCCTTTCGCAGCCAGCCCTCCACGGGATTCAACCCACCCATCAACTCAACCACAATATCGACGTCAGAATGCAGAATGACATCGATGTCGTCGGTCCACACAACCGACGCTGGCAGCAATCTAGCTGCGTCGGAGCTGCGCTTTCTCGCAGGGTTGCGATTGAAGATGTGCGTCAGTTCCACACCACGAAACTTCGATGCGGCAAGAACTCGAGCCACGGAACTGCCCACGGTCCCAAATCCGAGCAGAGCCACTTTGACCACTGAATCTACCTTTGCCTTCTTGATGGAAGTGCTCTTCCGCTTCGTCGTCATATCAGTAGTCGATCCTGCCAGTTTGGGCGCGCCAGGCATCAAAACTTGCGATTGCTTGCTCCGGCAACAAATTCACCGTCGGAATCCTGCGCTCACTGATTGGCCGTTTCAGCTCTTCATAGAGATAAGCATCGTCGAAGCCAGCGGCAGCGGCGTCAGCAGCACAGTTGCCATAAAAGATGGCCTCACAGCGTGCCCAGTAAATTGCAGCAAGACACATGGGGCACGGTTCGCAGCTGGTGTAGATGTGGCAGCCTCTCAGTTCAAAGGCCGCAAGTGCGGTACACGCGTTCCGGATTGCTACAATCTCGCCATGCGCCGTTGGATCGTTGGTCGCAGTAACAAGGTTCGCACCTGTGGCGATCATCTCGCCATCGCGCACAATGACCGCGCCAAACGGCCCTCCTCGACCGGAGGTTACGTTCTCCGTCGCCAAAGCGATAGCTTTTTGCATGAAGATTGGGTTGCCCTGCATTCGGCTCGATATCCTTATAGTGCGCCTTGCGCATCGAAGATGACGGAATAATCAAATTATGGCACATGCCTATATCTCGAAACGCATCGTGACTCCGCTCGGCACGCAAGACGGCGCGCTCCTGGTGGAAGACGGTAAGATACGAGCCATCTGCCGCCGGTCAGACGTTCCCAGCGATGCCGTCGTTATCGACTGCGGCAACGATGCCTTGCTGCCCGGACTGGTAGACACGCACGTCCACATCAACCAGCCGGGCCGCACGGAATGGGAGGGATTTCGTACCGCTACACGCGCAGCCGCAGCCGGTGGCTACACCACTCTGGTTGATATGCCGCTGAACTGCCTCCCCGAAACCACCACCGTCGCAGCACTGGCGGAGAAACGCAGGTCCGCAAAGGGCGAGTGTTTCGTCGACTGGGCCCCGTGGGGCGGCGCAGTAGCGGACAATCAATCCCACATTCTGCCGCTCGCTCGCGCAGGGGTTCTCGGATTCAAATGTTTCCTCATCTACCCCGGTTGCGATGGCTTCACGATGATCGATCAGCAGCAGCTGGAGGCAGCTTTGCCACCCATCGCTGAGTCAGGTCTCCCTCTCTTAGTGCATGCAGAGCTCGCTGGGCCAATCGATGCTGCACGAAAGAGCCTTGCCAACGCCGACTGGCGCAGCTATGCAACCTATTTAGCGTCGCGGCCTGATGAGGCGGAGCTCGAAGCAATTCAGCTTATGATTAGGCTCTGCCGTCAATATAGCTTCCGCCTTCACATCGTTCACCTCTCAACCGCGCTGGCAGTCACAGAGATAAAGGCCGCGCGCGACGAAGGTCTTCCGATCACGGTGGAGACGTGTCCTCACTATCTCCACTTCTCCGCAGAGAAGATCGCCGACGGCACCACGCTGTTGAAGTGCGCACCGCCGATCCGAAGCGAGCAAAATCGGCTGGCGCTGTGGCATGCTCTCCGCGACGGCATCATCGACATGATCGTCACTGACCATTCCCCCTGTCCACCCGAAATGAAGCGCCAGGATACAGGCCGCTTCGACCAGGCCTGGGGAGGAATTGCCAGTCTGTCCCTCGCTCTCTCGATCATCCATACCGAGTGTTCTTCCCGCGGTTTCTCACTTGAGGACATCGCTCGCTGGATGAGTAGCGCACCGGCTGCACTCGCCGGTTTGAGTCACAAGGTTGGCACGTTGGAGGCCGGCCGCGAAGCAAACTTCATCATCTTCGACACGGACAGCGAGTTCCTCGTCACAGCCAATAGATTGCACTATCGCCACTCCGTCTCACCGTACATGGGAGAGACCCTACGCGGCATGGTTAAACAAACCTATCTCCGCGGAGAATCCATCTACCGTGAAGGCACCTTCACATCCACCCCTTCCGGCCGCGAGGTCACGTTATAGTAGGCAGACACACATGAACAAAGTCCTTGCCCGATGGAACTCGCTCGCCCCTGCCACTGCGGCTCGTGAGGCGCTCCCATGCTGCGGCTCGCAAGCGTGGGCGGTAGCACTTGCCTCCAAGCGGCCCTTCACGGACACGGCTGCCGTGGTCGATGCATCAGCCGCTGTGTGGTTTGCTCTGCCCGAAGCAGCCTGGCAAGAGGCGTTTGACAGCCACCCCCGCATCGGGCAAAAGCACGCTCAGACTGTTGCAACCAAAAAATCTTTACAGTGGTCTGCACAGGAACAACGGGCTGCCCTATCAACGGATGACGCGGCGAAACAGGCTCTTGAAGAAGCGAACCGTCGTTATGAACAAAAATTCGGACGCATCTTCATCGTCTGTGCGACCGGAAAGACGCCGTCTGAGATTCTCTCCATCCTCAAAACGAGGATGCAGAACGACGCATCGACAGAGCTTCATGAAGCAGCTGAGCAACAACGTCAAATCACGCAACTTCGTCTTCAACGATGGCTGGAGTCCGACTGACAATGGGCATCTCGACACACATCTTAGACACAGCATTGGGCCGACCGGCCGCAGGCGTTCCCATCGTCCTCGCTCGCATGACGAACAATGACTGGTCGCTCATCAACGATGCGACCACCGATCAGGATGGCCGCTGTAAATACCTGTTGCCGGCGACACGCATTCTGCAGTCAGGAACATATCGCGTTCGCTTCGAAACTGCGGCTTACTACAGACAACATCAATTAGAAGGGC is drawn from Edaphobacter lichenicola and contains these coding sequences:
- the moeB gene encoding molybdopterin-synthase adenylyltransferase MoeB gives rise to the protein MPTAVEETTLPKLSNDEIARYSRHLILPEVGMEGQQKLKAAKVLCVGTGGLGAPLALYLAAAGVGTIGLVDFDTVDASNLQRQIIHSTATVGMLKVDSAEIMLKGLNPHLKVVKHNTMLTSANALEIFKDYDVIADGTDNFQTRYLVNDACVLLNKPNAYGSIFRFEGQASVFGTKEGPCYRCLYPEPPPPGLVPSCAEGGVLGILPGLVGVIQATETIKLILGIGEPLIGRLLLVDALGMSFRTLKLRKNPECPVCGPNPTVTELIDYDQFCGITPPSEVGPLEVARDKAVSDLPIVDGVPQISVQELKRKLDAKEDIFVLDVREPHEYQIVNLGAPLIPVGDIERRSSELADKKNSEIVVHCKSGARSQRAAVALKKAGFTKVSNLTGGILAWADKIDPTLPKY
- a CDS encoding homoserine dehydrogenase, with translation MTTKRKSTSIKKAKVDSVVKVALLGFGTVGSSVARVLAASKFRGVELTHIFNRNPARKRSSDAARLLPASVVWTDDIDVILHSDVDIVVELMGGLNPVEGWLRKALAAGKSVVTANKQLIAYRGTSLAKLAALHDVYLMHGAAVAGGVPVIPGVLQGLGGDQVTKLSGIVNGTCNYILSRMEGGADYATVLADAQQLGYAESDPAADVDGHDARAKLCILSRIAMHAELNPDEVATQTISTIEAIDFSYAKELNCTIRQVSRAELDGKLVHARVAPMLVPLASPMAWSHGTQNMVIVSGRFGGDVVFSGHGAGGEPTAVAVVSDVLAVAQGCKTVQLPVRKREVTGDFMAPHYLRFVVDDKPGIVSAISGALTTVGANIDSILQRRGYPKHRLPFVVTTEPSLTSTIDHALASIARMDCMLERPLCLQMLEPEDKAE
- a CDS encoding nucleoside deaminase, yielding MQGNPIFMQKAIALATENVTSGRGGPFGAVIVRDGEMIATGANLVTATNDPTAHGEIVAIRNACTALAAFELRGCHIYTSCEPCPMCLAAIYWARCEAIFYGNCAADAAAAGFDDAYLYEELKRPISERRIPTVNLLPEQAIASFDAWRAQTGRIDY
- the allB gene encoding allantoinase AllB — translated: MAHAYISKRIVTPLGTQDGALLVEDGKIRAICRRSDVPSDAVVIDCGNDALLPGLVDTHVHINQPGRTEWEGFRTATRAAAAGGYTTLVDMPLNCLPETTTVAALAEKRRSAKGECFVDWAPWGGAVADNQSHILPLARAGVLGFKCFLIYPGCDGFTMIDQQQLEAALPPIAESGLPLLVHAELAGPIDAARKSLANADWRSYATYLASRPDEAELEAIQLMIRLCRQYSFRLHIVHLSTALAVTEIKAARDEGLPITVETCPHYLHFSAEKIADGTTLLKCAPPIRSEQNRLALWHALRDGIIDMIVTDHSPCPPEMKRQDTGRFDQAWGGIASLSLALSIIHTECSSRGFSLEDIARWMSSAPAALAGLSHKVGTLEAGREANFIIFDTDSEFLVTANRLHYRHSVSPYMGETLRGMVKQTYLRGESIYREGTFTSTPSGREVTL
- the uraD gene encoding 2-oxo-4-hydroxy-4-carboxy-5-ureidoimidazoline decarboxylase, with product MNKVLARWNSLAPATAAREALPCCGSQAWAVALASKRPFTDTAAVVDASAAVWFALPEAAWQEAFDSHPRIGQKHAQTVATKKSLQWSAQEQRAALSTDDAAKQALEEANRRYEQKFGRIFIVCATGKTPSEILSILKTRMQNDASTELHEAAEQQRQITQLRLQRWLESD
- the uraH gene encoding hydroxyisourate hydrolase; protein product: MGISTHILDTALGRPAAGVPIVLARMTNNDWSLINDATTDQDGRCKYLLPATRILQSGTYRVRFETAAYYRQHQLEGLYPYIEIVFTVTDCEQHYHIPLLLTANGYTTYRGS